A single region of the Vicia villosa cultivar HV-30 ecotype Madison, WI linkage group LG4, Vvil1.0, whole genome shotgun sequence genome encodes:
- the LOC131597568 gene encoding B3 domain-containing protein At5g24050-like, which produces MEAIMDKKRKSEINALLQNMEDVKKTELKNITHMTMFISQLTPQYYTENELAEIEKSRQSLCLEKSLQPILPNSVEGEKVDIETSLQSSDECIISCEERRVKSNILKKRALQEQAPETQPLPPPELPIRLKNLINVLDGNNIKYIMSKTLSQSDLNKNLKRLSMPLTQIKSDFLTDKEKKILNTRDQKHRPVGLEVVVLDHNFKKFTMSLRKWDMTSTSVYNINQDWTLVLKENEFKEKQVFNIWSFRVKDKLHLLLDNHIEQEIEENGELNNVVVNPNNEGIIEETNGEDG; this is translated from the coding sequence ATGGAAGCTATAATGGACAAGAAGCGTAAAAGCGAGATCAATGCATTGTTGCAAAATATGGAAGATGTGAAGAAAACCGAGTTAAAAAATATAACCCATATGACTATGTTTATATCTCAACTCACTCCACAATATTATACGGAAAACGAATTAGCAGAGATAGAGAAATCGAGGCAAAGTTTGTGTTTAGAAAAAAGCTTACAGCCTATTTTACCAAATTCGGTTGAAGGAGAAAAAGTGGACATCGAAACAAGTCTACAGTCAAGTGATGAATGTATCATATCTTGTGAAGAAAGAAGGgtgaaatcaaatattttaaagaaaagagCACTACAAGAGCAGGCTCCAGAAACTCAACCATTGCCTCCACCAGAATTGCCTATTCGTCTCAAAAACCTCATTAATGTCTTAGACGGCAACAATATCAAATATATTATGTCTAAGACATTGTCTCAATCAGATCTCAACAAAAACCTCAAACGTCTTTCAATGCCACTTACACAAATTAAATCTGATTTTCTCACTGACAAAGAGaagaaaatattaaatacaaGGGATCAAAAACATAGACCAGTTGGTCTAGAAGTGGTTGTGTTGGatcataattttaaaaagtttacaATGTCTTTGAGGAAGTGGGATATGACGTCTACTAGTGTTTACAATATTAATCAAGATTGGACCcttgttttgaaagaaaatgaATTTAAAGAGAAACAAGTATTCAATATTTGGTCATTTAGGGTTAAAGACAAGTTGCACCTTCTACTCGATAATCATATCGAgcaagaaattgaagaaaatggAGAGCTGAATAATGTAGTTGTGAATCCGAACAATGAAGGAATAATCGAGGAGACAAATGGTGAAGATGGCTAA